The Sphingopyxis fribergensis genome contains a region encoding:
- the gor gene encoding glutathione-disulfide reductase — protein sequence MSEFDFDLFVIGAGSGGVRASRIAASHGARVALAEEYRVGGTCVIRGCVPKKLLVYGAHFAEDLKDARKFGWDVPDCKFDWNRLRDNVLAEVDRLEGLYGQTLDNHKVTLFKTRATVVGPQKVRLADGQEISAERILIATGGWPHVPEFPGSEHAITSNEVFHLETLPKRVVIAGGGYIANEFAGIFNEFGSKVTIVNRGDTILRGYDEQIRDRLLQISMTKGIEFKFNAPFQSIEKNDDGSLTVHLDNSEPIQADAVLVAAGRVPNSKGLGLEEIGVELDKDGAIKVDEANQSSVPSIYAVGDVTNRIQLTPVAIREGQAFADSVFGGKPTVVDYANVPSAVFSHPPIGAVGMTEAEARNKLGSIRVYTSDFRAMKNVLAGRNERALYKMIVNAATDQVVGLHMIGPDAPEILQAAAVAVKAGLTKTDFDNTVALHPSMAEELVLLK from the coding sequence ATGAGCGAGTTTGATTTCGACCTGTTTGTCATCGGCGCCGGATCGGGCGGCGTCCGCGCCTCGCGCATCGCGGCCTCGCACGGCGCCCGCGTTGCGCTAGCCGAGGAATATCGCGTCGGCGGCACCTGCGTCATTCGTGGCTGCGTCCCCAAGAAATTGCTCGTCTATGGCGCGCATTTCGCTGAGGATCTGAAGGATGCGCGCAAGTTCGGCTGGGACGTCCCAGACTGCAAATTCGACTGGAACCGTCTCCGCGACAACGTCCTCGCGGAGGTCGACCGGCTCGAAGGCCTTTATGGACAGACGCTCGACAATCACAAGGTGACGCTGTTCAAGACCCGCGCGACCGTCGTCGGCCCGCAAAAGGTCCGTCTCGCCGACGGGCAGGAAATCAGTGCCGAACGCATATTGATCGCGACCGGCGGCTGGCCGCACGTCCCCGAATTTCCGGGCAGCGAACATGCCATTACCTCGAACGAGGTTTTCCATCTCGAAACGCTGCCAAAGCGCGTTGTCATCGCGGGCGGGGGCTATATCGCCAACGAATTTGCCGGCATCTTTAATGAATTCGGTAGCAAGGTGACGATCGTCAACCGCGGCGACACGATCCTGCGCGGTTATGATGAACAGATCCGTGACCGACTGCTGCAGATTTCGATGACCAAGGGCATCGAGTTCAAGTTCAACGCACCGTTCCAGTCGATCGAGAAGAATGACGACGGCTCGCTAACGGTCCATCTGGACAATAGCGAACCGATCCAGGCCGATGCAGTGCTCGTGGCCGCAGGACGCGTACCCAACAGCAAGGGGCTCGGGCTCGAAGAGATCGGCGTCGAACTCGATAAGGACGGCGCGATCAAGGTCGACGAAGCGAACCAGTCGTCGGTGCCGAGCATCTATGCGGTCGGCGACGTCACCAATCGTATCCAGCTGACCCCGGTTGCGATCCGCGAAGGGCAGGCGTTTGCCGACAGCGTGTTCGGCGGCAAACCGACCGTCGTCGACTATGCCAATGTCCCGAGCGCGGTGTTCAGCCACCCGCCGATCGGTGCGGTCGGCATGACCGAGGCCGAGGCGCGCAACAAGCTCGGCTCGATCCGCGTCTACACCAGCGACTTCCGCGCGATGAAAAATGTCCTCGCGGGCCGCAACGAGCGTGCGCTGTACAAGATGATCGTCAACGCGGCGACCGATCAGGTGGTCGGGCTGCACATGATCGGCCCCGACGCCCCCGAGATTTTGCAGGCCGCGGCGGTGGCCGTGAAGGCCGGGCTGACCAAGACCGACTTCGACAACACTGTCGCGCTCCACCCAAGCATGGCCGAGGAACTCGTGCTGCTGAAATAA
- the rnc gene encoding ribonuclease III, with protein MNDPLNNGALAEIIGCTPGDLKLYDLALTHGSTGRADYQRLEFLGDRVLGLVIASELYTRFPAASEGEMSSRLHVLASGATCAAIAQRLNLTALVRFGAQARNDGGRYSDNIAADAIEALIGALYLDQGAEAARRFILTHWDEMIDGQQEAPKHPKAALQEWALARKRRPPEYEIVAREGPDHSPRFRVAVSIGKLARAEAEGTSKQAAEKAAAATLLAELEGMKL; from the coding sequence TTGAACGATCCGCTTAATAACGGGGCGCTCGCCGAGATCATCGGCTGCACCCCAGGCGACCTGAAACTCTATGATCTGGCTTTGACGCACGGAAGCACCGGGCGCGCCGATTATCAGCGGCTTGAGTTTTTGGGCGACCGCGTGCTGGGCCTGGTGATCGCGTCGGAACTCTACACGCGTTTTCCGGCGGCTAGCGAGGGCGAGATGTCGTCGCGGCTGCATGTGCTGGCGTCGGGTGCGACCTGCGCGGCGATTGCGCAGCGCCTGAACCTGACCGCCCTCGTCCGCTTCGGCGCGCAGGCACGCAATGATGGCGGGCGCTATAGCGACAATATCGCGGCCGACGCGATCGAGGCGCTGATCGGTGCGCTCTATCTCGATCAGGGTGCCGAGGCCGCGCGCCGCTTCATCCTCACCCACTGGGATGAGATGATCGACGGGCAGCAGGAAGCACCCAAGCATCCCAAGGCCGCGCTGCAGGAATGGGCACTCGCGCGCAAGCGCCGCCCGCCGGAATATGAAATCGTCGCGCGCGAAGGCCCTGACCACTCGCCGCGCTTTCGCGTGGCCGTCAGCATCGGCAAGCTTGCGCGCGCCGAGGCAGAAGGCACCAGCAAACAGGCGGCCGAAAAGGCCGCGGCGGCGACATTGCTCGCTGAGCTCGAAGGAATGAAATTATGA
- the mce gene encoding methylmalonyl-CoA epimerase codes for MKLGRLNHIGVATPSIADSIVFYRDVMGATKIHAPFDLPEQGVKVCFVDTPGADGALNGTQIELVEPLPGNTSIAGFLEKNPAGGQHHMCYEVPDIHAAKAAFEAMGKRVLGEPRIGAHGTLIFFLHPKDMGGVLTEIMETPKGH; via the coding sequence ATGAAACTGGGTCGTCTCAACCATATCGGCGTTGCGACGCCGTCGATCGCTGACAGCATCGTCTTTTATCGCGACGTGATGGGCGCGACGAAGATCCATGCGCCGTTCGACCTGCCCGAACAGGGGGTGAAGGTGTGTTTTGTCGATACGCCTGGTGCGGACGGCGCGCTGAACGGGACGCAGATCGAGCTGGTCGAGCCGTTGCCGGGCAACACCTCGATTGCGGGGTTTCTGGAGAAGAACCCGGCGGGTGGGCAGCATCATATGTGCTACGAGGTTCCCGACATCCATGCCGCCAAGGCCGCGTTCGAGGCGATGGGCAAGCGGGTGCTGGGGGAACCGCGGATCGGGGCGCATGGGACGTTGATCTTCTTCCTGCACCCCAAGGATATGGGCGGAGTGCTGACCGAGATTATGGAGACGCCGAAGGGGCATTGA
- a CDS encoding helix-turn-helix domain-containing protein, with amino-acid sequence MARQRIFAGNRLKQLRMERGIMQAPFAEQLGISTSYLSQIEHDDRPLTPALLERLQRLFPLEWEEVAADVGDRRAGALREAAADPLFAASPLPPDQLERAALQQPQLADQFVALHAAYRRAGQRLQIIDEALTGGTAEGSRLPWEEVRDWFHDAGNYVDSIDLAAEALAGQLRGKDPSPAIETIERRLRDALGISIVYQQTQTLRDFDATMRHLVIDPSQPAESRRFQLAHQLAALALANEIAAVVEASPLRTAAARQLLHVGLANYAAGAVLMPYAPFRASARAVRHDIDRLRLEYGVSFEQACHRLSTLQRPGARGIPMFFCRVDMAGNITKRHSATRLQFARFGGACPLWIVHEAAAIPDRILFQLAETPDGLRYVSMAKGLVKPSGSYARSPRRYAVALGCEAQYAGDFVYADGVDVTAPQAATRIGLSCRICPRDDCDQRAFPPSDRPILVDPDRRDVVPYRIG; translated from the coding sequence ATGGCTCGGCAGCGCATCTTTGCCGGAAACCGGTTGAAACAGCTTCGCATGGAACGCGGCATCATGCAGGCTCCCTTTGCCGAGCAGCTTGGCATTTCAACCTCATACCTCAGCCAGATCGAGCATGACGACCGTCCGCTCACGCCGGCGCTGCTGGAGCGCCTGCAACGCCTGTTCCCGCTCGAATGGGAGGAAGTCGCCGCCGACGTCGGCGATCGCCGCGCAGGGGCGCTGCGCGAGGCCGCCGCCGACCCGCTGTTCGCTGCATCCCCCCTGCCCCCCGACCAACTCGAGCGTGCGGCGTTGCAACAGCCGCAGCTCGCCGACCAGTTCGTCGCGCTCCACGCCGCCTATCGCCGCGCGGGACAGCGATTGCAGATCATCGACGAGGCGCTGACCGGCGGCACGGCCGAGGGCAGCCGCCTGCCGTGGGAGGAAGTGCGCGACTGGTTCCACGATGCGGGCAATTATGTCGACAGCATCGACCTCGCGGCCGAGGCGCTCGCGGGGCAGTTGCGCGGAAAGGATCCCTCGCCTGCCATCGAGACGATCGAACGGCGCCTGCGCGACGCGCTCGGCATTTCGATCGTTTATCAACAGACACAAACGTTGCGCGATTTCGATGCGACGATGCGCCATCTGGTGATCGATCCGTCGCAGCCCGCCGAAAGCCGCCGTTTCCAGCTCGCGCACCAATTGGCGGCGCTCGCGCTCGCGAATGAGATCGCCGCCGTGGTCGAGGCGTCACCGCTGCGCACCGCGGCCGCGCGCCAACTGCTTCATGTCGGGCTTGCCAACTACGCGGCGGGTGCGGTGCTGATGCCTTACGCCCCCTTCCGTGCGAGCGCGCGCGCGGTGCGGCACGATATCGACCGGCTGCGGCTCGAATATGGTGTCAGCTTCGAGCAGGCGTGCCACCGTCTATCGACGCTCCAGCGCCCCGGCGCGCGGGGCATCCCGATGTTCTTTTGTCGTGTCGACATGGCGGGCAATATCACCAAACGGCATTCGGCGACGCGGCTGCAGTTCGCGCGCTTCGGCGGCGCCTGCCCGCTTTGGATCGTCCATGAGGCCGCGGCGATACCCGACCGCATCCTATTCCAGCTTGCCGAAACCCCGGATGGACTGCGCTATGTGTCGATGGCGAAGGGGCTGGTGAAGCCATCGGGCAGCTATGCGCGCAGCCCGCGCCGTTACGCCGTCGCGCTCGGGTGCGAGGCGCAATATGCGGGCGATTTCGTCTACGCCGACGGGGTCGATGTCACGGCACCACAAGCGGCAACGCGCATCGGGCTTTCCTGCCGTATCTGTCCGCGCGACGATTGCGACCAGCGCGCCTTTCCGCCAAGCGACCGCCCGATCCTGGTCGATCCCGACCGGCGTGACGTCGTGCCGTACCGGATCGGCTAG
- a CDS encoding SDR family NAD(P)-dependent oxidoreductase, whose translation MDLKLKGKTALVTGSTAGIGFAIAKRLAQEGVDVVITGRNQQKLEEATAELAQSGTIRAVLADPATAEGANVLIAAIPEVDILVNNLGIYEAKPFAEISDADWHNIFEINVVSGARLSRHYFPKMLENNWGRVIFIASESGLLPPAEMIHYGMTKTAQLTIARGLAEQTKGTGVTVNSVLPGPTRSEGITDFIRSVVSNPDAPEAEREKIFFEELRPLSLIRRLIDADEIGAMVTYLASPLAAVTNGAAIRAEGGIIPTIA comes from the coding sequence ATGGACCTTAAACTCAAAGGAAAGACTGCCCTCGTCACCGGGTCAACTGCCGGCATCGGTTTCGCGATCGCCAAGCGCCTCGCCCAAGAAGGCGTCGATGTCGTCATCACCGGCCGCAACCAGCAAAAGCTCGAGGAAGCAACCGCCGAACTGGCACAGTCGGGCACGATCCGCGCGGTCCTTGCCGATCCCGCGACCGCCGAAGGCGCCAATGTGCTCATCGCCGCGATCCCCGAGGTCGATATTCTCGTCAACAATCTCGGCATTTACGAAGCCAAGCCCTTTGCCGAGATCAGCGATGCCGACTGGCACAACATCTTTGAGATCAACGTCGTCAGCGGCGCGCGGCTGTCGCGGCACTATTTTCCGAAGATGCTCGAAAACAACTGGGGCCGCGTAATCTTTATCGCGAGCGAAAGCGGGCTGCTGCCGCCCGCCGAGATGATCCATTACGGCATGACCAAGACCGCGCAGCTCACGATCGCCCGCGGGCTTGCCGAGCAGACCAAGGGCACAGGTGTGACGGTCAACAGCGTGCTGCCGGGGCCGACGCGCTCGGAAGGCATTACCGACTTCATCCGCTCGGTCGTGTCGAACCCCGACGCGCCCGAAGCAGAGCGCGAGAAGATCTTTTTCGAAGAACTTCGCCCGCTGTCGCTGATCCGCCGCCTGATCGATGCCGACGAGATCGGAGCGATGGTGACCTATCTGGCGAGCCCGTTGGCGGCCGTCACGAACGGCGCCGCGATCCGCGCCGAGGGCGGGATTATACCGACGATTGCTTGA
- the lepB gene encoding signal peptidase I, producing MSAKEEAVDTVRFLALLAIAVLIFRSFFLSPFNIPSESMQPRLLIGDYLLVNKMAYGYSKYSLPFSVPLIPGRIFARTPERGDVVVFKAPPVADNDYIKRVIGLPGDSVQVKDGIVWLNGKPLKREAIADFVIPVTPNMVEASRMTGTLPCYSPEFEEIAADGQRQCRYKQFRETLPSGKSYNILDITTIAEDNTPLVVVPAGHLFLMGDNRDRSADSRFPAMENQGIGLVPEENLVGHALVGMFSTDGSASWINPISWFTAARWGRIGDGF from the coding sequence TTGTCCGCCAAAGAAGAGGCGGTCGACACCGTCCGCTTCCTCGCTTTGCTCGCGATTGCGGTGCTGATTTTCCGCAGCTTTTTCCTGTCGCCCTTCAACATTCCATCGGAATCGATGCAGCCGCGGCTCTTGATCGGCGACTATCTTCTCGTCAACAAAATGGCCTATGGCTATTCGAAATACAGCCTGCCGTTCAGCGTTCCGCTGATCCCTGGCCGTATTTTCGCGCGCACCCCCGAACGCGGCGACGTCGTCGTGTTCAAGGCGCCGCCGGTGGCCGACAATGATTATATCAAGCGCGTCATCGGCCTGCCCGGCGACAGCGTGCAGGTGAAGGACGGCATCGTATGGCTGAACGGCAAGCCGCTGAAGCGCGAAGCCATTGCCGACTTCGTCATTCCGGTGACTCCGAACATGGTCGAAGCCTCGCGCATGACGGGCACCCTGCCCTGCTATTCGCCTGAGTTCGAGGAAATCGCCGCCGACGGCCAGCGCCAGTGCCGGTACAAGCAGTTCCGCGAGACGCTGCCGAGCGGCAAAAGCTATAACATCCTCGACATCACGACGATCGCCGAGGACAACACCCCGCTCGTCGTCGTGCCCGCTGGCCATTTGTTCCTGATGGGCGACAACCGCGACCGCAGCGCCGACAGCCGCTTCCCCGCGATGGAAAATCAGGGCATCGGCCTCGTCCCTGAGGAAAATCTGGTCGGCCACGCGCTCGTCGGCATGTTCTCGACCGACGGGTCGGCGAGCTGGATCAACCCGATCAGCTGGTTCACTGCGGCGCGGTGGGGCCGCATCGGGGACGGTTTTTGA
- a CDS encoding acyl-CoA carboxylase subunit beta, translated as MSANIAEMERRRAAAALGGGQKRIDAQHSKGKLTARERLDVLLDEGSFEELDTYVEHNCTDFGMQDQIIPGDGIVTGSGTINGRLVYVFSQDFTVFGGSLSERHAQKMMKVMDNAMKVGAPIIGLNDSGGARIQEGVASLGGYAEVFQRNVLASGVVPQISLIMGPCAGGAVYSPAMTDFIFMVKDSSYMFVTGPDVVKTVTNEVVTQEELGGAITHTTKSSVADIAFENDIEALLATRDFFDYLPENNRSGVPVRPTSDPFDRAEPSLDTLIPPNANQPYDMHELIRKTVDEGDFFEVQPAHAGNIICGFGRIEGRTIGIVANQPLVLAGVLDINSSKKAARFVRFCDAFEIPIITFVDVPGFLPGTAQEFNGIIKHGAKLLFAYAEATVPKITVITRKAYGGAYDVMASKHLRGDLNYAWPTAEIAVMGAKGAVEIIFRSDIGDPEKIAQRTKEYEDRFANPFVAASRGYIDEVIHPHNTRKRIALGLRKLRNKQLENPWKKHDNIPL; from the coding sequence GTGTCCGCCAATATCGCCGAAATGGAACGCCGCCGGGCCGCCGCTGCCCTGGGCGGCGGGCAAAAACGCATCGATGCGCAGCACAGCAAAGGCAAGCTGACCGCGCGCGAGCGGCTCGATGTGCTGCTCGACGAAGGTTCGTTCGAAGAGCTCGACACCTATGTCGAGCATAATTGCACCGATTTCGGGATGCAGGATCAGATCATTCCCGGCGACGGCATCGTCACCGGATCGGGTACGATCAACGGTCGCCTCGTCTATGTGTTCAGCCAGGATTTTACCGTCTTTGGCGGGTCGCTGTCCGAGCGTCACGCGCAGAAGATGATGAAAGTCATGGACAATGCGATGAAGGTCGGCGCGCCGATCATCGGGCTGAACGACAGCGGCGGCGCGCGCATTCAGGAGGGGGTCGCGTCGCTGGGCGGCTATGCCGAGGTGTTCCAGCGCAATGTGCTGGCGTCGGGGGTGGTGCCGCAGATCAGCCTGATCATGGGGCCATGCGCGGGCGGCGCGGTTTACTCGCCCGCGATGACCGACTTCATCTTCATGGTGAAGGACTCCTCCTATATGTTCGTCACCGGCCCCGATGTCGTCAAAACGGTGACCAACGAGGTGGTGACGCAGGAAGAACTCGGCGGCGCAATCACCCACACGACCAAAAGCTCGGTCGCCGACATTGCGTTCGAGAATGACATCGAGGCACTGCTCGCGACGCGCGATTTCTTCGACTATCTGCCTGAGAATAACCGCAGCGGCGTTCCGGTGCGCCCGACGAGCGACCCGTTCGACCGCGCCGAACCCAGCCTCGACACGCTGATCCCGCCGAACGCGAACCAGCCATATGACATGCACGAACTGATCCGGAAGACCGTCGACGAGGGCGATTTCTTCGAGGTGCAGCCGGCGCATGCGGGCAACATTATCTGCGGCTTCGGCCGCATTGAGGGCCGCACCATCGGCATCGTCGCGAACCAGCCGTTGGTGCTCGCCGGGGTGCTCGACATCAATTCGTCGAAAAAAGCGGCGCGCTTCGTGCGTTTCTGCGACGCGTTCGAAATTCCGATCATCACCTTCGTCGACGTCCCCGGCTTCCTGCCCGGCACCGCGCAGGAGTTCAACGGCATCATCAAGCATGGCGCGAAGCTGCTGTTCGCCTATGCCGAGGCGACGGTGCCGAAGATCACGGTGATCACGCGCAAGGCCTATGGCGGCGCCTATGACGTGATGGCGTCAAAGCATCTGCGCGGCGATCTCAACTACGCGTGGCCGACCGCCGAGATAGCGGTGATGGGAGCGAAGGGCGCGGTCGAGATCATCTTTCGCAGCGACATCGGCGATCCCGAGAAGATCGCGCAGCGAACCAAGGAATATGAGGATCGCTTCGCGAACCCGTTCGTCGCGGCGTCGCGGGGGTATATCGACGAGGTTATCCACCCGCATAATACGCGCAAGCGGATTGCGTTGGGGCTACGGAAGCTGCGGAACAAGCAGTTGGAGAACCCGTGGAAGAAGCATGACAATATTCCGCTGTGA
- a CDS encoding SDR family oxidoreductase produces MTGTALVTGGSGYIAGFLIRQLIDNGWTVHTTVRSLKREAEVRGWLNVDNDRLKFFAADLEHDAGWAEAIAGCTHVAHIASPFPLDVPKHADDLVVPAREGALRALRFARAAGIKRFVLTSSMAAIAYGHGDGGGIYSESDWTNLDNPDVMPYPRSKTVAERAAREWVKAEGDDMEFASVNPAAVFGPLLSDDLSTSIELVKQLLEGKVPMCPDIGFGIIDVRDVADLHYRALTAPDVRDERYVCSGPFLKMIDVAKILTTNLGDKAKKVPTRKMPDWLLKLFALVRPELKQLVAELGNVRGGDSSHAMKTLGWTIRPPEEAILATAHGLIERGIVRV; encoded by the coding sequence ATGACGGGTACGGCACTGGTTACCGGAGGCAGCGGTTATATCGCGGGCTTCCTGATTCGGCAGCTGATAGACAACGGCTGGACCGTCCACACGACGGTGCGCAGCCTGAAACGCGAGGCAGAGGTCCGCGGCTGGCTGAACGTCGATAACGACCGGCTGAAATTTTTCGCCGCCGATCTGGAGCATGACGCGGGCTGGGCCGAAGCGATCGCGGGCTGCACGCATGTCGCCCATATTGCCTCGCCGTTTCCCCTGGACGTGCCCAAACATGCCGACGATCTGGTCGTCCCCGCGCGCGAAGGGGCGCTCCGCGCGCTGCGTTTCGCGCGCGCCGCCGGGATCAAGCGCTTCGTCCTGACCTCGTCGATGGCGGCGATCGCCTATGGCCATGGCGATGGTGGCGGCATTTACAGCGAGTCCGACTGGACCAATCTCGATAACCCCGATGTCATGCCCTATCCGCGCTCGAAGACCGTCGCTGAGCGCGCGGCGCGCGAATGGGTGAAGGCCGAGGGCGACGATATGGAGTTCGCCTCGGTCAATCCCGCCGCGGTGTTCGGGCCTTTGCTCTCGGACGATCTTTCGACCTCGATCGAGCTGGTGAAACAATTGCTGGAGGGCAAGGTGCCGATGTGCCCCGACATCGGCTTCGGGATCATTGACGTGCGCGACGTCGCCGACCTTCATTATCGCGCACTGACGGCGCCCGATGTCCGAGACGAGCGTTATGTCTGTTCGGGGCCGTTCTTGAAGATGATCGACGTCGCGAAAATCCTGACCACGAACCTTGGCGACAAGGCGAAGAAGGTGCCGACGCGCAAAATGCCCGACTGGCTGCTCAAGCTGTTCGCGCTGGTGCGGCCCGAGCTCAAGCAACTCGTCGCCGAACTCGGCAATGTCCGCGGCGGCGACAGCAGCCATGCGATGAAGACGCTCGGCTGGACGATACGCCCGCCCGAGGAAGCGATCCTCGCAACGGCGCATGGTTTGATCGAGCGGGGAATTGTGAGGGTGTGA
- a CDS encoding LysR family transcriptional regulator: MDNRFGDIETFLAVANGGSLASAAKALRLTPSAVSRSIARLEQRLGVTLMRRTTRSLALTSEGTAYRDRMSVLLADIQSVEAGLGQEQQGPRGLLRINASPSIGTMGLLPILPRFTARYPDITVDLTLSDAIVDLVEERADIAVRIGPLRDTRLRAKKLGHSRMVLIASPDYLARRGTPSTPDDLDAHDCLRFSFRRSVDSWPFRIGGKIVQRPVHGSFFGNSGEVVRQMAVAGGGIARHGRFHVAQDLTAGRLVEVLPDYHPGDGEDIHALYAPEDRAAARIRAFLDFLDEELVIDG; encoded by the coding sequence ATGGACAACCGGTTCGGCGATATCGAAACCTTTCTGGCGGTGGCGAACGGCGGCAGCCTCGCGTCCGCGGCGAAAGCACTGCGGCTCACGCCCTCGGCGGTCAGTCGCAGCATAGCACGACTTGAGCAACGGCTGGGTGTCACGCTGATGCGCCGGACGACCCGCTCGCTCGCGCTGACGTCCGAAGGCACCGCCTATCGCGACCGGATGAGCGTTTTGCTTGCCGATATCCAGTCTGTCGAAGCGGGGCTCGGGCAGGAGCAGCAAGGGCCACGCGGGCTGCTCCGCATCAACGCCTCGCCCTCGATCGGCACGATGGGCTTGCTCCCGATCCTGCCGCGCTTTACCGCACGCTATCCCGATATCACCGTCGATCTCACGCTATCCGATGCAATCGTCGATCTCGTCGAAGAGCGCGCCGACATCGCGGTCCGCATCGGCCCTTTGCGCGACACGCGCCTGCGCGCGAAAAAGCTCGGCCACAGCCGCATGGTGCTGATCGCAAGCCCGGATTATCTGGCGCGGCGCGGCACACCATCAACCCCGGACGATCTCGATGCGCATGACTGCCTGCGCTTCAGCTTTCGTCGCTCGGTCGACAGCTGGCCCTTCCGCATCGGCGGCAAGATCGTTCAACGCCCAGTGCACGGCAGCTTCTTCGGCAATTCCGGCGAGGTCGTTCGCCAGATGGCGGTCGCGGGCGGCGGTATCGCAAGGCACGGACGCTTTCATGTCGCGCAAGATCTGACGGCTGGGCGGCTCGTCGAAGTGCTCCCCGATTATCACCCGGGCGACGGCGAGGATATACACGCGCTCTACGCGCCCGAAGATCGCGCGGCGGCGCGCATCCGCGCCTTCCTCGATTTTCTCGACGAAGAACTGGTGATAGACGGCTAG
- the pgi gene encoding glucose-6-phosphate isomerase produces MTTASQAWQALSEWQPQKLTDLVAADPEARLQATVRRVADIRFDFAKTHLDAAAVSILSDLAAAQDFAGRRKTLFSGGIANPTEGRAAEHSAERGDGAPESVHAAQALHQRMRMMIDAIEAGAFGEIRHLLHIGIGGSALGPDLLIDALGRHSDRYDVAVVSNVDGAALDEVFAKFSPEHTLVAVASKTFTTTETLLNASSALQWLEEAGVTDPLGRFIALTAKPERAIEWGIDETRILPFNESVGGRYSLWSSIGFPAALALGWDAFADLLEGAAEMDRHFRLADGADNVCLLAAFADQIYANRLGCQTRAVFAYDERLRLLPDYLQQLEMESNGKSVTLDGQPVGRESAPITWGGVGTDAQHAVFQLLHQGTRLTPVEFVVAREPDHLLDEAHHETLVANCIAQGAALMTGRASADGARNYPGDRPSTTILLDQVTPHSLGALIAFYEHRVFANAVLLGINPFDQFGVELGKEMAKGLSEGTVEFDPATQALMQAALGE; encoded by the coding sequence ATGACGACAGCTTCGCAGGCCTGGCAGGCCCTTTCCGAATGGCAGCCGCAAAAGCTGACCGATCTGGTCGCCGCCGATCCCGAAGCGCGGCTGCAGGCCACGGTGCGCCGCGTCGCCGACATCCGCTTCGATTTTGCCAAGACGCATCTTGACGCGGCGGCTGTATCGATCCTCTCCGACCTTGCCGCGGCGCAGGATTTCGCGGGCCGGCGCAAGACGCTGTTTTCGGGCGGCATCGCCAATCCCACCGAAGGTCGTGCTGCCGAGCATAGCGCCGAACGGGGCGACGGCGCGCCCGAGTCGGTCCACGCTGCACAGGCGCTGCACCAGCGGATGCGGATGATGATCGACGCGATCGAGGCGGGTGCGTTCGGCGAGATCCGCCACCTGCTCCACATCGGCATCGGTGGCTCGGCACTCGGCCCCGACCTGCTCATCGACGCGCTTGGCCGCCACAGCGACCGCTATGACGTCGCGGTGGTGTCGAACGTCGATGGGGCGGCGCTCGACGAGGTCTTCGCCAAATTCAGCCCTGAACATACGCTGGTCGCGGTCGCATCGAAGACCTTCACCACCACCGAGACCTTGCTCAACGCCAGTTCGGCGCTGCAATGGCTCGAAGAGGCCGGCGTTACCGATCCACTCGGCCGCTTCATCGCGCTGACCGCCAAGCCCGAGCGCGCGATCGAGTGGGGCATCGACGAGACGCGCATCCTGCCGTTCAACGAAAGCGTTGGTGGGCGCTATTCTCTCTGGTCGTCGATCGGCTTTCCCGCCGCGCTCGCGCTCGGATGGGACGCCTTTGCCGACCTGCTCGAAGGCGCGGCCGAGATGGATCGCCATTTCCGGCTCGCCGACGGCGCCGACAATGTCTGCCTGCTCGCCGCCTTTGCCGATCAGATTTACGCGAATCGCCTCGGCTGCCAGACGCGCGCGGTCTTTGCCTATGACGAACGGTTGCGGCTCCTTCCCGACTATCTCCAGCAGCTCGAAATGGAATCGAACGGCAAGTCAGTCACCCTCGACGGCCAGCCGGTCGGCCGTGAGAGCGCGCCAATCACCTGGGGCGGCGTCGGCACCGACGCGCAGCATGCGGTGTTCCAGCTGCTCCACCAGGGCACGCGGCTGACCCCGGTCGAGTTCGTCGTCGCTCGCGAGCCCGACCATCTGCTCGACGAGGCGCATCACGAAACGCTCGTCGCGAACTGCATCGCGCAGGGCGCGGCGCTGATGACCGGGCGCGCGAGCGCCGACGGCGCGCGCAATTATCCCGGCGACCGGCCCTCGACGACGATCCTGCTCGATCAGGTCACGCCGCACAGTCTCGGCGCGTTGATCGCCTTTTACGAACATCGCGTATTTGCCAACGCCGTGCTGCTCGGGATCAACCCGTTCGACCAGTTCGGTGTCGAGCTCGGCAAGGAAATGGCCAAGGGGCTTTCCGAAGGGACGGTCGAATTCGATCCCGCAACACAGGCGCTGATGCAGGCCGCGCTAGGGGAGTGA